Proteins found in one Homalodisca vitripennis isolate AUS2020 chromosome 4, UT_GWSS_2.1, whole genome shotgun sequence genomic segment:
- the LOC124359976 gene encoding uncharacterized protein LOC124359976: protein MVYSSKFTEYAGFFRQLLAGSAASLGVLTSAFPYAWVTPILPRLLGPDSEIPMDPEEVSWMLIMPEFGTLISSLPAGVLADRFGRKTVILISAPIFLIGWLFILYTKESAGIKYC, encoded by the exons ATGGTTTACAGCAGCAAGTTCACTGAATATGCAGGATTCTTCCGTCAACTCCTGGCTGGTTCTGCTG CAAGTCTTGGTGTTCTAACAAGTGCATTTCCTTATGCTTGGGTCACTCCAATTCTTCCTCGACTCCTGGGCCCTGACAGTGAGATTCCTATGGATCCAGAGGAAGTATCTTGGATGCTCATCATGCCAGAATTCGGAACCCTAATCAGCTCTCTGCCAGCTGGCGTTCTAGCAGACCGCTTCGGACGCAAGACTGTGATATTAATTTCAGCACCAATATTCCTCATAGGATGGCTATTCATCTTATACACCAAGGAGTCTGCTGGTATTAAATATTGCTAG